The window GAGTATTCCTTTCCCATCACTGCACTATGACGCAGCATTGGGATATATCAATACGCGATTGATTGATTTCTGCAATAAGAGCTATCTCAAGTTAGGAGATAACCAAAGGAAGCTATCCTATAATTTTAACGATAAGATTACGGCAATTATTTGAATAATCGAATAAAAAATATTTAGTGGCAGTGAAATAGAAGGGACTTATCAAAATTAAGGAAAAACAGATTAACCGATATGATACCCGATCACGCCAATACTTTTTGTTTATCGATTCGTGAACGCATTCGTTTGAATTGGCTAGGTGTCATTGTGGTCATTTCTTTGAATTTTCGACAAAAAGCGCTGTGATCAGCATATGCACATTTACTGGAAATTTCAGTAATTGAAAAATCATCTTCGAGCAGTTCAATAGCATGTTCCAGACGCATCTTTTGAATATATTGTTGGGGGGTTATCAAAAAAATCGCTTTAAACTGGCGGTTTAATTGAGAAAGCGAGAGGCCAGATATTTCAGCAAGAGTTGTCATTTTTATCGCAATATCAAAATGTTCACTAATATAGCGCTCAACACGGCTAAGCTGGTTATTCAGTTTAGGGCTGACCGATTTGACATCTTGTAAATCCACTGAAATTCCTGCAACCCCAATAACTTGGTTACGTGTATTAAAAATAGGAACCTTAGTTGTTAAACACCATCCCAACAAGCCTGCTTTATACAGGTGCAGTTCAAGCTTATTAATGACGCTAATTTTCTTTTCCATCACTAAATAATCTTGAGAACTATAGCTTTGGCCGAGTTCCGAATGAAAAATATCCTCAGCACCTTTACCTACTAAATGGTTAACACTATCGATTTTACAGCGGGTGGCTAAATTATCATTGGCCAAAACATACTTTGCATTATGGTCTTTCACAAAAAAAGTCACATTCGGCAAGGTATTAATGAGTGGCATAATCAAACCTAAATGGTTTAATAAAATATCAATATTATCAACGGGAAATAGCATGTTTTCCTGACTAATCAACAGCAATTTATTTAGATTGATCATGCCGCGCTCCGAAATATTAAATTAATTTTATTAATTCTGTTAAATATTTTTAGATTGTGCTGAAAACCGCATAAGTTTGTTAGAAAGATATCAAGAGTTGTTAACAAAAATCAAGCATTCTATTAACAATGATAATAGATAGGATGCTAACCAATGCAATCTCAATATACCAAAATTGAAGTTATCGACTCTCATACCGCAGGTGAACCAACTCGGCTTGTTATTGATGGATTTCCCGATTTAGGGCAACAAAGCGTGGCCGTTCGCTTAGATATTTTGCGTAATAGTCATGATATCTGGCGTCGTACAACGATTTTAGAACCTAGAGGTAATGACATTCTAGTGGGAGCCCTATTGTGTAAACCACAAAACCCAGCGGCAACAGCAGGCGTGATTTTTTTTAACAATCAAGGTTACTTGGGAATGTGTGGTCACGGCACTATCGGTTTAGTGGCCTCGTTGCACTTTCTGGGGCATATCACTTATGGCAACCATCTTATCGAGACGCCAGTTGGAGATGTAACAGCACAATTACATCAAGATGGTAGCGTGAGTATTCAGAATGTGTATTCGTATCGCTATCGCAAAGCGGTACGAGTTGATGTCCCAGATCTCGGCACGGTTATTGGGGATATCGCTTGGGGTGGAAATTGGTTTTTTCTTGTTGAACAGTCGCCAGTTGCCATTGATTTCCAAAACATTAAATTACTGACAGAAGTCAGTTTAAAAATCAAGCAAGCCTTAGTTGACCAAAGTATCTACGGTAAAGATGGCCAAGAAATTGACCATATCGAATTATTCGGTTCACACCCCAATGCCAATAGCCAAAGTTTTGTGTTATGCCCAGGTGGCGCATATGACCGCTCGCCTTGCGGAACAGGGACTAGCGCTAAACTCGCCTGCTTAGCTGCAGATAAAAAGCTGGCGGCAGGGGAAATCTGGCATCAAGCCAGCGTCATTGGCAGCCAATTTCAGGCTAGTTTTCAACAGGCTGATGAAAACGGCATTATTCCGACTATTCGCGGGCATGCCTATATCAGCGGAAAAAATACCTTATTGATAGATGAACAAGATCCATTTCGTTTTGGGATCTCGGTGGCATAGGGGTATGAAATGGAACGTAAATATCCAGTGATCGTGGTGGGTGGTGGCATTATTGGTTTGAGTATCGCACTGACAGTGCAAGCGAATGGCTCACAAGTGTTGCTGCTTGATAAACAGGAAATTGGCCAAGGTGCCTCATTTGGCAACGCAGGGCATATTGCGACAGAACAGGTTTTCCCGATTGCTGATCCGAGTGTTTTAACATCAATTCCAAAAATGCTCCTTGACCCATTGGGCCCTCTGCGTCTGGATTGGCGTTACTTATTACCGTTAACACCTTGGTTAATCAAGCTGTTAGGTAACATGCGCCATAAGCCCTTTACCCATATCCATCATACATTGATGACATTAAACAGTGCCGCTTTCGATTCATGGCAAGTATTTATTCAGAAATGGCAATTAAGTGATCTTGTCAAAATGAAGGGTTCACTGTTGGTGGCTGAGAAAAAAGAAACGCTCGATAAGTTAAGCCAGCACAGTGAGTACTTGCAACGTGTTGGTATAGCTAATCAATTGATTGATCAAGATGCGCTACTAACACGCGAACCTGCTTTATCCGAAAGGCAAATCGGGGGTATTTTTTATCCAGATACCGGCCATGTTGTGGATTTATGTGCATTACACCAAAAGCTGACTGAGGCGTTTTTACACGCGGGTGGACAAGTATTAACCCACTGTGAAGTAACAGAAATTACATCGACGTCGAATCAACAAGCGGTATTGACAACGACCCAAGGCCAGTTCACAGGCCAAAAAATTGTT is drawn from Providencia huaxiensis and contains these coding sequences:
- a CDS encoding helix-turn-helix domain-containing protein; the protein is MINLNKLLLISQENMLFPVDNIDILLNHLGLIMPLINTLPNVTFFVKDHNAKYVLANDNLATRCKIDSVNHLVGKGAEDIFHSELGQSYSSQDYLVMEKKISVINKLELHLYKAGLLGWCLTTKVPIFNTRNQVIGVAGISVDLQDVKSVSPKLNNQLSRVERYISEHFDIAIKMTTLAEISGLSLSQLNRQFKAIFLITPQQYIQKMRLEHAIELLEDDFSITEISSKCAYADHSAFCRKFKEMTTMTPSQFKRMRSRIDKQKVLA
- a CDS encoding 4-hydroxyproline epimerase, whose translation is MQSQYTKIEVIDSHTAGEPTRLVIDGFPDLGQQSVAVRLDILRNSHDIWRRTTILEPRGNDILVGALLCKPQNPAATAGVIFFNNQGYLGMCGHGTIGLVASLHFLGHITYGNHLIETPVGDVTAQLHQDGSVSIQNVYSYRYRKAVRVDVPDLGTVIGDIAWGGNWFFLVEQSPVAIDFQNIKLLTEVSLKIKQALVDQSIYGKDGQEIDHIELFGSHPNANSQSFVLCPGGAYDRSPCGTGTSAKLACLAADKKLAAGEIWHQASVIGSQFQASFQQADENGIIPTIRGHAYISGKNTLLIDEQDPFRFGISVA
- a CDS encoding NAD(P)/FAD-dependent oxidoreductase, which translates into the protein MERKYPVIVVGGGIIGLSIALTVQANGSQVLLLDKQEIGQGASFGNAGHIATEQVFPIADPSVLTSIPKMLLDPLGPLRLDWRYLLPLTPWLIKLLGNMRHKPFTHIHHTLMTLNSAAFDSWQVFIQKWQLSDLVKMKGSLLVAEKKETLDKLSQHSEYLQRVGIANQLIDQDALLTREPALSERQIGGIFYPDTGHVVDLCALHQKLTEAFLHAGGQVLTHCEVTEITSTSNQQAVLTTTQGQFTGQKIVIAGGAFSKSLVRMVSRINVPLETERGYHLMLPHELGRLSIPVSSMDRRFIMTPMSQGLRLAGTVEYAGLKRPANMQRAQHFLPLAQPMLKTPLNSQQSTPWMGFRPSTSDSLPVIDHKGPYIFAFGHQHLGLTQAAITADIVNSFIHQQPTSIDCIPFSIERFL